From a region of the Agromyces ramosus genome:
- a CDS encoding Fpg/Nei family DNA glycosylase, whose product MPELPEVEALVGFLRERAVGRAIMSASVSAIAALKTFDPPLSTLAGREIVAAQRHGKFVDLDAGGTHLVFHLARAGWLRWYDELPKTLIKPGKSPIALRVRLDDGAGFDLTEAGTKKSLAVYVVHDPSDVPGIARLGPDPTAPDFTLDDFAGVLARRRTQIKGLLRDQSVFAGVGNAYSDEILHNARMSPYALAAKLKPDDVERLYHALRDTLDDAIAAAAGKRPDELKDSKRTRMQVHGRTGEACPVCGDTVREVIFADSTFQYCPTCQTGGKPLADRVLSRLLK is encoded by the coding sequence GTGCCCGAGCTTCCTGAGGTCGAGGCGCTCGTCGGATTCCTGCGCGAGCGTGCGGTGGGCCGTGCGATCATGTCGGCGTCGGTGTCCGCCATCGCGGCGTTGAAGACCTTCGATCCGCCCCTCAGCACGCTCGCCGGCCGCGAGATCGTCGCGGCCCAACGGCACGGCAAGTTCGTCGACCTCGACGCCGGCGGCACCCACCTCGTGTTCCACCTCGCGCGCGCCGGGTGGCTGCGCTGGTACGACGAGCTGCCGAAGACGCTCATCAAGCCGGGCAAGTCGCCCATCGCCCTTCGCGTGCGCCTCGACGACGGCGCGGGGTTCGACCTCACCGAGGCCGGCACCAAGAAGTCCCTCGCCGTGTACGTCGTTCACGACCCATCCGACGTGCCCGGCATCGCCAGGCTCGGTCCAGATCCCACGGCGCCCGACTTCACGCTCGACGACTTCGCGGGCGTCCTCGCCCGGCGCCGAACGCAGATCAAGGGGCTGCTGCGCGACCAGTCGGTGTTTGCCGGCGTGGGCAACGCCTACTCCGACGAGATCCTCCACAACGCCCGCATGTCGCCCTACGCGCTCGCCGCGAAGCTGAAGCCCGACGACGTCGAGCGGCTCTATCACGCACTCCGCGACACGCTCGACGACGCAATCGCCGCCGCGGCCGGCAAGCGGCCCGACGAGCTCAAAGACTCCAAGCGCACCCGCATGCAGGTGCACGGCCGAACCGGCGAGGCGTGCCCGGTGTGCGGCGACACCGTGCGCGAGGTCATCTTCGCCGACTCCACCTTCCAGTACTGCCCCACCTGCCAGACCGGCGGAAAGCCGCTCGCCGATCGCGTGCTGTCCCGGCTGCTCAAGTGA
- the ychF gene encoding redox-regulated ATPase YchF: protein MALTIGIVGLPNVGKSTLFNALTKNQVLAANYPFATIEPNIGVVNLPDPRLETLAGIFSSERILPAAVAFVDIAGIVRGASEGEGLGNKFLANIREADAIAQVVRGFDDDDVVHVEGTVDPKADMETINTELILADLETLERAIPRYEKEIKGKKLDPSVLVAAKEALELLQKGTPLSAASVDLEPIKELGLLTAKPFIYVFNVDEAVLTDAARKAELAALVAPAEAVFLDAKIESELIDLDPADAAELLASTGQEESGLNQLARIGFDTLGLQTYLTAGPKESRAWTIPKGAKAPQAAGVIHTDFERGFIKAEVISFADLVETGSVAEARAKGKARMEGKDYVMQDGDVVEFRFNIT, encoded by the coding sequence GTGGCTCTCACTATCGGCATCGTCGGCCTGCCCAACGTCGGCAAGTCCACCCTGTTCAACGCGCTCACCAAGAACCAGGTGCTCGCCGCGAACTACCCCTTCGCGACGATCGAACCGAACATCGGCGTGGTGAACCTGCCCGACCCCCGGCTCGAGACGCTCGCCGGCATCTTCAGTTCCGAGCGCATCCTGCCCGCGGCCGTCGCGTTCGTCGACATCGCCGGCATCGTGCGCGGCGCCTCGGAGGGTGAGGGCCTCGGCAACAAGTTCCTCGCGAACATCCGCGAAGCCGACGCGATCGCGCAGGTCGTGCGCGGCTTCGACGACGACGACGTCGTGCACGTCGAGGGCACCGTCGACCCCAAGGCCGACATGGAGACGATCAACACCGAGCTGATCCTCGCCGACCTCGAGACCCTCGAGCGCGCCATCCCGCGCTACGAGAAGGAGATCAAGGGCAAGAAGCTCGACCCGTCGGTGCTCGTCGCTGCCAAGGAGGCGCTCGAACTGCTGCAGAAGGGCACACCCCTCTCTGCGGCATCCGTCGACCTCGAGCCCATCAAGGAGCTCGGGCTGCTCACCGCGAAGCCCTTCATCTACGTCTTCAACGTCGACGAGGCCGTGCTGACGGATGCCGCGCGCAAGGCCGAGCTCGCAGCACTCGTCGCGCCCGCCGAGGCGGTCTTCCTCGACGCGAAGATCGAGTCGGAGCTCATCGACCTCGACCCGGCCGATGCCGCAGAGCTGCTCGCCTCGACCGGCCAGGAGGAGTCGGGCCTCAACCAGCTCGCCCGCATCGGCTTCGACACGCTCGGCCTGCAGACCTACCTCACCGCCGGCCCCAAGGAGTCGCGCGCGTGGACGATCCCGAAGGGCGCCAAGGCGCCGCAGGCGGCCGGCGTCATCCACACCGACTTCGAGCGCGGCTTCATCAAGGCCGAGGTCATCTCCTTCGCCGATCTCGTCGAGACGGGCTCGGTCGCCGAGGCTCGCGCCAAGGGCAAGGCCCGCATGGAGGGCAAGGACTACGTCATGCAAGACGGCGACGTGGTGGAGTTCCGCTTTAACATAACGTGA
- a CDS encoding NIPSNAP family protein, with amino-acid sequence MITIHLRYEIDPHKLADFEEYGRRWIHLVNRLGGIHHGYFLPSEGDSDEAFALFTFPSLAEYEQYRTAASTDPECLEANRFGAETRCFRRYERRFLTPMFA; translated from the coding sequence ATGATCACCATCCACCTGCGCTACGAGATCGACCCCCACAAGCTCGCCGACTTCGAGGAGTACGGGCGACGGTGGATCCACCTCGTGAACCGCCTCGGTGGCATCCACCACGGCTACTTCCTGCCGAGCGAGGGCGACAGTGATGAGGCCTTCGCGCTCTTCACATTCCCCTCGCTCGCGGAGTACGAGCAGTACCGCACCGCCGCGAGCACCGACCCCGAATGCCTCGAGGCGAACCGGTTCGGAGCGGAGACCCGCTGCTTCCGCCGCTACGAGCGACGCTTCCTCACGCCGATGTTCGCCTGA
- a CDS encoding LysR family transcriptional regulator: protein MNITLLRRFVAVAEELHFPRAADTLGIPLASLYSSIEKLETEVGHPLFTRSRGETQLTKVGILFLEEAKQEIAAAPAPAEKSVANAGGKAKASKGKGRAPIVKGKPKPYKNRQGR, encoded by the coding sequence GTGAACATCACCCTGCTTCGACGGTTCGTCGCAGTCGCTGAGGAGCTGCACTTTCCGCGTGCCGCAGACACCCTCGGCATCCCGCTCGCTTCGCTCTACTCGTCGATCGAGAAACTCGAGACCGAGGTCGGGCATCCGCTCTTCACCCGGAGTCGTGGTGAAACCCAGCTGACCAAGGTCGGAATCCTCTTCCTCGAAGAGGCCAAACAAGAGATCGCCGCGGCGCCCGCTCCCGCCGAGAAATCCGTGGCCAACGCCGGCGGCAAGGCGAAGGCCTCGAAGGGCAAGGGCCGCGCCCCCATCGTGAAGGGGAAGCCGAAGCCCTACAAGAATCGGCAGGGGCGCTGA
- a CDS encoding GNAT family N-acetyltransferase encodes MVRPIQLPHDLELRLVRADDATRLADAYTRNREYLAPWEPLRPDAFFEPEWHDDEVRLQLGSAAEGRSLPLVITDGDRIVGRLNLSNIVRGASQSASLGYWVDRHYAGRGVGTAAVLAAIDLARDELTLHRLEAGTLVHNHRSQRVLVNAGFEPIGLAPRYLRIAGQWQDHRLFQRLLDD; translated from the coding sequence GTGGTCCGGCCCATCCAGCTTCCGCACGACCTCGAGCTCCGACTCGTGCGTGCCGACGACGCGACGCGACTCGCCGACGCATACACCCGCAACCGCGAGTACCTCGCACCGTGGGAACCGCTCCGCCCCGACGCGTTCTTCGAGCCCGAGTGGCACGACGACGAGGTGCGGTTGCAGCTCGGGTCGGCAGCCGAGGGCCGTTCACTCCCCCTCGTGATCACCGACGGCGACCGGATCGTGGGCCGGCTGAACCTCTCGAACATCGTGCGCGGCGCGTCGCAGAGCGCGAGCCTCGGCTACTGGGTCGATCGTCACTACGCCGGGCGAGGGGTCGGCACGGCCGCGGTGCTCGCGGCGATCGACCTCGCTCGCGACGAGCTCACGCTCCACCGGCTCGAAGCCGGCACGCTCGTGCACAATCACCGCTCGCAGCGGGTGCTCGTCAACGCCGGATTCGAGCCCATCGGACTTGCGCCGCGATACCTGCGCATCGCCGGCCAGTGGCAGGACCACCGCCTGTTCCAGCGGCTCCTCGACGACTGA
- a CDS encoding RNA polymerase sigma factor has protein sequence MTNASSAAIADGAGGVAMPESTGSPATSADVAWFTEIVREHSTALVRYFARRGPRQDAEDLAAEVLATAWRRHDDVPREAVLPWLYRTAGFTLANHRRKQVDLPVDAVPESGAVRVSDDPELSALFDAELRGALATVGERDRQILLLHAWEGLDGEELAEVLGISRSGADAALSRARKRLREAWGERMSF, from the coding sequence GTGACGAACGCCAGCAGCGCAGCAATCGCCGACGGAGCCGGAGGGGTGGCGATGCCCGAGAGCACCGGTTCGCCCGCGACGAGCGCCGACGTGGCCTGGTTCACCGAGATCGTCCGCGAGCATTCGACGGCTCTTGTTCGCTACTTCGCCCGTCGCGGACCGCGCCAGGATGCCGAGGACCTCGCCGCTGAGGTCCTCGCCACAGCTTGGCGCCGCCACGACGACGTGCCCCGCGAGGCCGTGCTGCCGTGGCTCTACCGAACTGCGGGATTCACGCTCGCCAACCACCGCCGCAAACAGGTCGACCTGCCGGTCGATGCGGTGCCCGAGTCGGGCGCGGTGCGCGTCAGCGACGACCCCGAGTTGAGCGCGCTGTTCGACGCCGAGCTCCGCGGTGCACTCGCGACCGTGGGGGAGCGCGATCGGCAGATCCTGCTCCTGCACGCGTGGGAGGGTCTCGACGGTGAAGAGCTCGCCGAGGTGCTCGGCATCTCCCGGTCTGGTGCCGACGCTGCGCTCTCGCGGGCCCGCAAGCGACTGCGAGAGGCATGGGGCGAGCGGATGTCGTTCTGA
- a CDS encoding DUF4180 domain-containing protein, translating to MRIDDSSGIRVLHLEAEGEPISTPDDASDLVGTAWSHNASLIAVPVERLDPEFFRLRSGVAGEITQKLVNYRLRLAVVGDISEHVEASGALRDFVWESNMGEHVWFVDDEAALTEKLASRAARRAG from the coding sequence ATGCGTATCGACGACAGCAGCGGCATCCGTGTGCTCCACCTCGAGGCTGAGGGCGAGCCCATCTCGACACCCGATGACGCATCCGACCTCGTCGGCACGGCCTGGTCGCACAACGCGAGCCTGATCGCCGTCCCGGTCGAACGCCTCGACCCCGAGTTCTTCCGGCTCCGCTCCGGCGTCGCCGGTGAGATCACCCAGAAGCTCGTCAACTACCGCCTGCGCCTCGCGGTGGTCGGCGACATCTCCGAGCACGTCGAGGCGAGCGGCGCGTTGCGCGACTTCGTGTGGGAGTCGAATATGGGCGAGCACGTCTGGTTCGTCGACGACGAGGCCGCGCTCACCGAGAAGCTCGCCAGCCGGGCCGCCCGCCGCGCGGGCTGA